The DNA window CATGATAGTGTAACAGTTACGACAGTTTTaccaaataattaaaaagactGATTAAGAATAAAGAAGAATAATTTAGAAGATTAATTAAGCGAGTAGCatgtacataaaaatgattaaaaaaaaaaaataaaattatttaaaaaattgtttttaatacctttttcttttttttgtatgtatcGGTAATTATGAAAGTGgtctaagtaaaaaaaaaaaaataataatctaagaAAGTGGTCTTAAgtagaaagagaaatatatgactttctttacataataaatggAATGCTTTCGGGTCTTACATGTCAAGATTCGAAAGCACTCCGTTCATTtcataagatatttttttgacatATAAGACTCGAAAGCACTCTCTGTTTATTTCACAATATTCGTGTGAACatgaatatgtataaatttatgtttaaattgaaatatttttatgattacaaaataatgttcAAATATTTGTCTAGTTTCGTTTTTAAATAGAAGGTGATATTGTTAcatataaatcttaatttgcaatttcttttttttatattagttttaacaAGGAAATCGATCAATTGCTGCTTCGAATCATTGATAATGGTGATTGAATGACGCTGGAGTCGGTTAAATCAGGGAAAAGCAAACTCATATATGATGTCTAATCGTATTTATTTGTTCATGTAGTGTAATCGCTATATGCTTAAATACAGGTGGTCTATTGCAAAAACGAATATACCAAAACTCAATAATGTACACGCTATTTAAGTGATTCTTTAAATAGATATTCATCGATTACATCATCCAACAAGAAGTGAGTGATAgcgttaatatattaattttatcagatGTAAATACTCTCGACGAGTCAAAGAAAGTAACTTCTAAGAGAGGCGGTTTGCCGCGAACGCAATACGGTTACAGTTTTCTACGGTACGGAAGAAAGGGAAATATAAAAGGAAATGATAGGGAACGAGGAGAAAGGAGGATGAGGACAATCTCTATACAAAAAGTAATTGGCGTTGGGCAAGAAACTCAAACGCGGACAGGCGAGAATAATTATGGTACAAAGTTGACgagataatacttttttttccttagcAAGATTAAACTGATTATAATCTTTTCTCACACTTCTTTCCGCGCGAACACACACTCTTTCATTCTCCCTTTCATGCTTTCTTTCtcgctttctttttctctctcgttctctcacTCGTTTTTCTCATTCAGTCTTTCACACGCATTATACGAACAATGGctgcaataataattgttattgtgATGTAAAACGTAACACATTAACGCTTTGCGAACGAGTGAGACCTTCGAGAAacctaattaattaattgtcatgcgttaattaattgttatgcGCTGCTTACACGCAAAGTTACCGGTGATTTGCGCACGGCTCGgatttgtgtaaaaatgttacttCGAATAATATCGAGCGGGAAAAACGATTTCCGAATTTCGTCACGTGCCGTGCACATTGTTTTTTCTCGTGCTCGAATACCATTCCCGGCTACATCTCAGTGTGATAATTGCTATCACCTTTGTCGGGAACGGCggaagtattataaaaaaaaaaagaaaatcaaatatcTTACATAAATCTCAATACTTTCTTTACAATTCGAAATTCTTCATCTTTGGTAGACActactaaataaatatcgtCGCTTAGAGTAAAGGATCATGCTGAACCAAAGGTAATCGTGATTTGTTCgtcgagataaaaaaaagttcgaaGAGACGAACATGAAATGTCGCTTTGGAAGTCTGCTTGCCGAGCCTTCTGTCGCTTCGAAGGACTCTCGCCTTTTGGTCGTAGAAGCTTGTTCCGTTCCTCGCTCGATActcgttaaagttaaaaaaaaatcgcgcgAACTATTTGGCCAAATTTCGTtcgttttaaaaagaaaacacaaCGCAGGCTTCACGATCGAAAAATTCGCACACAAAAATGAGAATCGTATTTTACGGTCGTGAGAGACCTTGCATGGGGGGAACAAACTAGAAAAATAGACACgcctatatataaatatacgtagGCGAGGTCCTGCAGTATGATCCGGTGCTCAAGGATGCTCCTATGTTGTGATGTGGCGCGAACATCAATAttacattcctcagacattatattatttctaaactGTTACGGCGTGCGGCTTGTGCGTAGATACAATAGTAGAAACAAGggaacatataaatataaatatatatatatatatatatatatatatatatatatatatatatatatatatgcgatTTGTCGATTGGGGGCTTCTTCATGGGCCATTCATGTCCCCACTGCCGAACGTAACGATCCTCAATTGGATGATCTAATTGGAATCGATTTGTTGTGCAAGCAATATAAACTGTTTGATGCCATCCAATCTTTAATCGCATAGCAAaccgaaattaataaaacttttgatcatTCTGGATGTTCCAGATAAgtgattcaaataaataaaaatgaagaagCTATACATTTTTGACGAATTTCGACTCACGCTTATACCAAATATTCGATCCAACGAAGTTTAATTTCTATTCATGCGTTCGCTAATTAAATAGACGTGATCGAAATAATTCGTTTTGGATCAATGAAGATGCAGTTCGAGTCGCTTTTCACTGTTGATTCTTTAGATAAAATCGAAATTAGTCTCGTTGCCACTTTCGTTTCGTTCGTGCCGAACGAAGCAAAGTCGCTGGTCGAGATACTCGCAAATATTCATTTTGCTAGTCAGCGTTGACGCAAGTCGATCGTCGTTCAAGTAATCAGGACAATTTCCATGATGACTTCGGACGAGTCACGGATTTTCTCTTGTTATATTCGCGTACAAATAAACCTATAGTCTAACGCTATGTCACATTATATAAACTCGAAAAGTTGTCTACTTATTCGGTCTGCCTATTCACTAAATAGCCTCTATTTCTCGCACGCCATTCTCTTCCATATCGTAATCTATTGTTTGCCGGCACGAAGCTCCATATCCTCGAGTTTCGCGAGTATCAAGGCAACACCGAGTCTATCTACTCGCgcttaaagttttttttctttgtcgaGCACGTGATCTCGAGGTCAGAAGGTAACAAACGTCGATTAAACGACTCGTGGAATTTGTAAGAGATTACAATAAAACACAACCAAGGAAGACCGATATATCCCTCACGCTTCTCTGAATAAAGAATCTTCTTTAATCTCCCACGAACAACGACGTTAAATCGCACAGGACTAATTTCTCTTAGAAATCTTATTTTGTCCGCAACGAATTGTCTATCTCGTGGAAATGTTATGAAGTCATTATTCGGAATAGGTGAACGTTCATAATATCGTTTACGATGCGTATTACAGTTCAACACTTTTCAAAGAACACCGGTTTCTTCGCTTTCGAAGATCTCTTCTTACTTCCTTGATTTCTGGTCGTGCCTTGATAACACGCGCTTAACACGATGAGCTTTTAAGTTCGCCGATGTCGGCGATGTTCTGCAGCAGGGGCGTCGCTTCACTGTTGGCTTGGGACTTGGCATTGTAGCGTTGCTTACTCAGTGCCGAAAGCAAACTCGCATTTGTCGACATGAGACGCGAGTTTGCGGCCCCCAAGGCGGCTATTTGCTGTTCCTGCGCGTCGATCACGCGCTGCTTGTACGACAACGCCGCCGACATCTTCTGTTGCTCGCGACGTAGCTCCTCCTCCACGGAGATTAACCTGCGAGCAAAAAAGTGGACATTAAATTGGGGCTAAAAGTGCAATCGCACGAAAAAGAGGGAAAAACATGTTAGACAAAAAAGCTACAGCGCACGTCTTATCGGAGATGTTCCTTAAAACAATCTTTATCCTTCGCGAGCATATTCAAAATACGAAAACGattattttcaaacaattaCGTTAAACGCGAAGAATAAAGAGTGTCGAAAAAATCAAGCACACGTTGAATTGAGCTTCGCTTATTAACCTTTCTCAGCTTTACAATTTGTATCATTTTACTTTGAGTAGCCATTCggtttattaacttttttaatttaaaataaaatttttttaaatttaaaactgagAAACGTTAGAGCaaaactaaaaagaaaaagaactaAGCGCATTATGATGcacaattattgaaataacatcGACAGAAGTAAAATAAAGCTGTAAGAAGCAATATGTTCGgtgcataatttaatatactctTGGAAAAGAATAACTGGAGTATATATATGAGGTCTTCCCAGAGACTATATGTTGGCTCAGTGTCACAATCGTAGCgagcatatataatatacaagtataataaaaaagagaaaaaagaaatgtccACATTTTGGAGAGTGATGATCTGAATATCTGTTTGAGATATGATACTCGGACATTTCTTTCTTTGCGACATACACAGATGATTGTCGAGAGTTACTGAATATCCGTGCACATGACCAGAATGAACATGTTGGAATGTGTGATGTCGTGAGGTGTGTCGGTGTTCGATGACCGTCAATTTTCCCgtgaaaaaatgataaaaatgacgtttcgtgatatatcaaaaaaatgtcaaaacagTGAACACGAGTTTTTGTTTCAAGTTTAATTACAGAAGTGGCGAATTTTCAGAAACCAGGAATGAGAACACGGATGAAAAAGCTAATATgtgaatgtaaaaatgtaagaaaagcttagaaatataattgactCTTACACCAAAGGTCCAGATCAAGCCAGAGTATACCAAATGCAGCGGATAGAATACACAGGAACACACAATCAGTTAAACATACATCGTTTCGATAAAGTAGCCGTTCATATTACGGGTGAGTGTTTCCCCATTAGTTCCGTTAGACATAGAAAAAGTGGTACACGCGATTAGACGGTACTCATCTCTATCAGTATACACGAAAtagataacaattttaaatctagTGTTTAAAATCGCGACacttacattattaataagattgaAAGTTAATCCATTGGTAATTAATTGTGAATTTATACGAATTGTAAATTCTATTAACTGTCACTTCTTATGAAATATAAAGCGAACATATAAACAAAAGTTACCAATTCGAATGTCATTCTATATAATTGtagaatttctttataaagatTTCAACTGAATCTTATGACAAGTTGATAAGTGAGAACATGGAAGATCGAGTGGCTGAACATGGCGTCGAAGTGAAAAACGCAGAGACAGTGATAATGATCACGGTGATATAAGGGTTTACACTCAAGCAAATCCGGTCAACGGATTAGTGATGCTAGCGTGGAAATGAAGATGAAGTACCTCGAAATGATGCTCTTCATGTTGTTGTCGGACGCGAGGTCTAAATCAGCATCCTCGGTGGTGCCTAATCGCGCGCGCAATCGTAGCCGATCTACACTATTCTGTAGCCTTTCCACCTCATACAGATCCACTTCATACTGAAAACAAAGAGAAACGTACCATGTTAGTTACGAGACAGATAGAAAAAGAACGTCAATATAATGAAATGTTCGTTAGATGACAagattacagaaaattatatagttgCTTATATGTAATCTGATCCACAAAGTAAAGAATCTGTTATTCACACTCcgatttatagaattttttgaagaattaaagaaatgcaGACTTTTCTATGTTTGaaaaacgttattaattaaatttataatttcatctataatcatttatcaattaaacatAGTGCATAAGACAAATTGTAAGTATCTTTCGTTAGCTCACTTGATCGATGCTTCGATGACTGCGAGACTTGCTTCTCCTAGTGGTGCAATTCTCTTCCTCACTGGTATCTGATAAGTCTCTCGTGGAATCTAAAGACAGTCTTCTTCGGAGCTTCGTGCAGCAGTCCTGCGAATGTTCCGAATTGTTTCTATGAGTCTGATTGTTCTGCCGCCATTGGTTTTGGCCGTTCCTCTGGTGATTACGCGCGTTATTTTTTGGCGGTGGTGAAGGACTTAAATCAACTCCTCTGACGCTGTCaacgccgccaccgccgctaCCATCTCTCTCCTCGGAACTACTGCTATCCCGTCTACCTGTCCTCGAGTGATTTGATTCCATATGATAAACGGGATTGGCGAACGCTAGAGGGGCCGTACTGAGAATGTGCGCGTTTGCATTGTTGCTGCTGAGATCCACCGGACTGGAACTCTGACTGTAAGCAGCAAAACTCTGGTAGCCCGAGGAAGCTACATTACTCAGTTGCGAGATGGAAATCTGCGAGCCTTTCTGTGATTTGGATTCCGACACTTCGTCATCCGCGTATCTCAGTAAGTCAGACAGTTCATCAAGATTACCGTTGGCGGACGCGTTATTTGCCTTGGAGTTGTTGTAATTATTGTTGGGCTGATGATTGATTGATAATGTGAGATTCGTAGGTGGATTGACGACCACATTTGCATTCACTGTAGTTTTCGAGACATTGTTGTAATTACGTTGTTGAGTCTGCTGATTAGCGTTCTCTTCCTTATGACAATGGTTCCGACTGGCTGATCTCgagatattataattgttgtgATTGAAATTGTCCTCGCGATCATGAATGTCGAGACTCTGCATGCGCGCGATGTTGTGTCgatgctgttgctgctgcgaGACAATACTGCCGTTACTCGATTGAATATTTTGAGGCGAGGCAGTAATGTTGTAATTAGAGTCCTTTAAGTTGTTGTGGCTTTCAGAACGCGTGGGACTTGTTGGGTGAGTCTGGCAGTGGTTGACGTTTGCTAGACTCGCGCTGGCTGTCAGTCTGTAACCCGGTCCAGATCTATTGGAACCAAGAGGCCTGTGTTGCCGCGTGATCGGTGTAGGCGAGCGCGACACAAACGCTGGCGGCTCCAAAGGATAATCGTCGGAGTTGATTTGTAACTGTAACTTGCCGTTCGTTGGCATATAAGCGTTTCGTGGTAAAGTTGCCGCTCTGGTAACGTTCGGACTCCGCGAACTGTTGTGACCCAGAGTGTTGGTTTGTAGCACCTCGTTGCTGTCTCGGATCGTGCCGTTTATTGTGCTGTGATTACTCAGCGTCGACGTGGCCGAAATGGAAAGATTTGTATTGCTGTTAGCGATCGTCGGATCATTATATCGGAAAATATTGTTCTGTAGATTCGGGTAACGGTGAGTGGTGGACACGGGACTTGGACCCGGTTGATCCAAAGCTACGGAGATTTTATCGAGAATCTCAGATAATCGCGACGGTGGCATCGATGGCGAAGATGGAGCTATCGCCGTCATACTTTCTCGTAAAAGTGAGTGTAATAGAGATAGTTGTTTGCCCAGATCTATATAGCCGTCGAACTCGAGTGAATTATTAGTTGGTGCATCCTTTGGCAATGGACTCTGTTGAGTAGAAAGatgttatgtattaattatttggaaTAATTGTATactgattatttaaatgtaattatataaaatttatgtagctttgtacaaaaaagaaTTGCTTTTACATCTTTCCCAAACCTTTTCAACTGACGTGACGTAAACTTGttggaaattaaaatataaaattaaaaaatttcaagagaaACTTACGCTAATTAATTGTAGAAAATTCTTCATAGACGGAGCTTCGCGTTCAAGTACATCGTTCATGAATTCCATAAAGTTTTCTTTGCCCTGGAATCTCGTGAAATTCGCAAGCGTTTGGAGTGTCTTTGCGACCAAAGTTAGATTCCTCGCCGCTTTCTCGTTC is part of the Monomorium pharaonis isolate MP-MQ-018 chromosome 2, ASM1337386v2, whole genome shotgun sequence genome and encodes:
- the LOC105834665 gene encoding ras GTPase-activating protein raskol isoform X12 encodes the protein MRIRYVPQDVGNCHRRESKSRSLPRTARVERNRNVRDTSYEKACRRGSAPATPVLGARPLDVTPNRIVNFFSKRSFRSNPLKRTKSVTKLERQKQRGAGLRGCRSHESLLCGQAVTSMDLAAVTPLHPSLLGRPHCFQVTPSNGGPKYFSCRTAHERDQWLHSLRKSVQPDAEQTRRTDNSLQIWLLEAKGVPAKKRYFCEVCLDSTLYARTTAKLKADLCFWGEHFDFHHLPSVNTIQVNLYREADRKKKRDKNVLIGSVSIPVHNVTSRYLTEKWYTVVGDKGPLKEPPALRVKCRFQSVDILPVQVYQEFLEYLKTDYASLCEKLEPVIGVKAKEDIATALVAVMQREKKAPQFLADLVMMDIHRIDDERLTFRGNSLATKAMEAYLKLTGDRYLQETLGAVVRGAVEGGDCEVDPLKVSSVAALHKQQQNLRNAVELAWSRILSSHAHFPLELRECFHIFRERLAELGREDIADNLISASIFLRFLCPAILSPSLFNITHEYPNEKAARNLTLVAKTLQTLANFTRFQGKENFMEFMNDVLEREAPSMKNFLQLISSPLPKDAPTNNSLEFDGYIDLGKQLSLLHSLLRESMTAIAPSSPSMPPSRLSEILDKISVALDQPGPSPVSTTHRYPNLQNNIFRYNDPTIANSNTNLSISATSTLSNHSTINGTIRDSNEVLQTNTLGHNSSRSPNVTRAATLPRNAYMPTNGKLQLQINSDDYPLEPPAFVSRSPTPITRQHRPLGSNRSGPGYRLTASASLANVNHCQTHPTSPTRSESHNNLKDSNYNITASPQNIQSSNGSIVSQQQQHRHNIARMQSLDIHDREDNFNHNNYNISRSASRNHCHKEENANQQTQQRNYNNVSKTTVNANVVVNPPTNLTLSINHQPNNNYNNSKANNASANGNLDELSDLLRYADDEVSESKSQKGSQISISQLSNVASSGYQSFAAYSQSSSPVDLSSNNANAHILSTAPLAFANPVYHMESNHSRTGRRDSSSSEERDGSGGGGVDSVRGVDLSPSPPPKNNARNHQRNGQNQWRQNNQTHRNNSEHSQDCCTKLRRRLSLDSTRDLSDTSEEENCTTRRSKSRSHRSIDQYEVDLYEVERLQNSVDRLRLRARLGTTEDADLDLASDNNMKSIISRLISVEEELRREQQKMSAALSYKQRVIDAQEQQIAALGAANSRLMSTNASLLSALSKQRYNAKSQANSEATPLLQNIADIGELKSSSC
- the LOC105834665 gene encoding ras GTPase-activating protein raskol isoform X4, producing the protein MALTPRCRGGGGGGVGENLSEELATEDGGTNGSNFEPLSDSCGESDMEGLDLSLFEPQVDTASWCDSRIHAGTLHILVHYCEAECCVGETTSEACWEPCYCVLLQDEQTLTAYRSEDMALFAGTACMFKSHNKLGDAMFVELPRVRLDGGARAFRQHWGYETRPLAPPPPLIEEDEAAIEPETVSLREANTASPIGESKSRSLPRTARVERNRNVRDTSYEKACRRGSAPATPVLGARPLDVTPNRIVNFFSKRSFRSNPLKRTKSVTKLERQKQRGAGLRGCRSHESLLCGQAVTSMDLAAVTPLHPSLLGRPHCFQVTPSNGGPKYFSCRTAHERDQWLHSLRKSVQPDAEQTRRTDNSLQIWLLEAKGVPAKKRYFCEVCLDSTLYARTTAKLKADLCFWGEHFDFHHLPSVNTIQVNLYREADRKKKRDKNVLIGSVSIPVHNVTSRYLTEKWYTVVGDKGPLKEPPALRVKCRFQSVDILPVQVYQEFLEYLKTDYASLCEKLEPVIGVKAKEDIATALVAVMQREKKAPQFLADLVMMDIHRIDDERLTFRGNSLATKAMEAYLKLTGDRYLQETLGAVVRGAVEGGDCEVDPLKVSSVAALHKQQQNLRNAVELAWSRILSSHAHFPLELRECFHIFRERLAELGREDIADNLISASIFLRFLCPAILSPSLFNITHEYPNEKAARNLTLVAKTLQTLANFTRFQGKENFMEFMNDVLEREAPSMKNFLQLISSPLPKDAPTNNSLEFDGYIDLGKQLSLLHSLLRESMTAIAPSSPSMPPSRLSEILDKISVALDQPGPSPVSTTHRYPNLQNNIFRYNDPTIANSNTNLSISATSTLSNHSTINGTIRDSNEVLQTNTLGHNSSRSPNVTRAATLPRNAYMPTNGKLQLQINSDDYPLEPPAFVSRSPTPITRQHRPLGSNRSGPGYRLTASASLANVNHCQTHPTSPTRSESHNNLKDSNYNITASPQNIQSSNGSIVSQQQQHRHNIARMQSLDIHDREDNFNHNNYNISRSASRNHCHKEENANQQTQQRNYNNVSKTTVNANVVVNPPTNLTLSINHQPNNNYNNSKANNASANGNLDELSDLLRYADDEVSESKSQKGSQISISQLSNVASSGYQSFAAYSQSSSPVDLSSNNANAHILSTAPLAFANPVYHMESNHSRTGRRDSSSSEERDGSGGGGVDSVRGVDLSPSPPPKNNARNHQRNGQNQWRQNNQTHRNNSEHSQDCCTKLRRRLSLDSTRDLSDTSEEENCTTRRSKSRSHRSIDQYEVDLYEVERLQNSVDRLRLRARLGTTEDADLDLASDNNMKSIISRLISVEEELRREQQKMSAALSYKQRVIDAQEQQIAALGAANSRLMSTNASLLSALSKQRYNAKSQANSEATPLLQNIADIGELKSSSC
- the LOC105834665 gene encoding disabled homolog 2-interacting protein isoform X3, yielding MALTPRCRGGGGGGVGENLSEELATEDGGTNGSNFEPLSDSCGESDMEGLDLSLFEPQVDTASWCDSRIHAGTLHILVHYCEAECCVGETTSEACWEPCYCVLLQDEQTLTAYRSEDMALFAGTACMFKSHNKLGDAMFVELPRVRLDGGARAFRQHWGYETRPLAPPPPLIEEDEAAIEPETVSLREANTASPIGELRSQSLPRGFPPQIIVHRIDDYEDTSYEKACRRGSAPATPVLGARPLDVTPNRIVNFFSKRSFRSNPLKRTKSVTKLERQKQRGAGLRGCRSHESLLCGQAVTSMDLAAVTPLHPSLLGRPHCFQVTPSNGGPKYFSCRTAHERDQWLHSLRKSVQPDAEQTRRTDNSLQIWLLEAKGVPAKKRYFCEVCLDSTLYARTTAKLKADLCFWGEHFDFHHLPSVNTIQVNLYREADRKKKRDKNVLIGSVSIPVHNVTSRYLTEKWYTVVGDKGPLKEPPALRVKCRFQSVDILPVQVYQEFLEYLKTDYASLCEKLEPVIGVKAKEDIATALVAVMQREKKAPQFLADLVMMDIHRIDDERLTFRGNSLATKAMEAYLKLTGDRYLQETLGAVVRGAVEGGDCEVDPLKVSSVAALHKQQQNLRNAVELAWSRILSSHAHFPLELRECFHIFRERLAELGREDIADNLISASIFLRFLCPAILSPSLFNITHEYPNEKAARNLTLVAKTLQTLANFTRFQGKENFMEFMNDVLEREAPSMKNFLQLISSPLPKDAPTNNSLEFDGYIDLGKQLSLLHSLLRESMTAIAPSSPSMPPSRLSEILDKISVALDQPGPSPVSTTHRYPNLQNNIFRYNDPTIANSNTNLSISATSTLSNHSTINGTIRDSNEVLQTNTLGHNSSRSPNVTRAATLPRNAYMPTNGKLQLQINSDDYPLEPPAFVSRSPTPITRQHRPLGSNRSGPGYRLTASASLANVNHCQTHPTSPTRSESHNNLKDSNYNITASPQNIQSSNGSIVSQQQQHRHNIARMQSLDIHDREDNFNHNNYNISRSASRNHCHKEENANQQTQQRNYNNVSKTTVNANVVVNPPTNLTLSINHQPNNNYNNSKANNASANGNLDELSDLLRYADDEVSESKSQKGSQISISQLSNVASSGYQSFAAYSQSSSPVDLSSNNANAHILSTAPLAFANPVYHMESNHSRTGRRDSSSSEERDGSGGGGVDSVRGVDLSPSPPPKNNARNHQRNGQNQWRQNNQTHRNNSEHSQDCCTKLRRRLSLDSTRDLSDTSEEENCTTRRSKSRSHRSIDQYEVDLYEVERLQNSVDRLRLRARLGTTEDADLDLASDNNMKSIISRLISVEEELRREQQKMSAALSYKQRVIDAQEQQIAALGAANSRLMSTNASLLSALSKQRYNAKSQANSEATPLLQNIADIGELKSSSC
- the LOC105834665 gene encoding ras GTPase-activating protein raskol isoform X6 — protein: MALTPRCRGGGGGGVGENLSEELATEDGGTNGSNFEPLSDSCGESDMEGLDLSLFEPQVDTASWCDSRIHAGTLHILVHYCEAECCVGETTSEACWEPCYCVLLQDEQTLTAYRSEDMALFAGTACMFKSHNKLGDAMFVELPRVRLDGGARAFRQHWGYETRPLAPPPPLIEEDEAAIEPETVSLREANTASPIDTSYEKACRRGSAPATPVLGARPLDVTPNRIVNFFSKRSFRSNPLKRTKSVTKLERQKQRGAGLRGCRSHESLLCGQAVTSMDLAAVTPLHPSLLGRPHCFQVTPSNGGPKYFSCRTAHERDQWLHSLRKSVQPDAEQTRRTDNSLQIWLLEAKGVPAKKRYFCEVCLDSTLYARTTAKLKADLCFWGEHFDFHHLPSVNTIQVNLYREADRKKKRDKNVLIGSVSIPVHNVTSRYLTEKWYTVVGDKGPLKEPPALRVKCRFQSVDILPVQVYQEFLEYLKTDYASLCEKLEPVIGVKAKEDIATALVAVMQREKKAPQFLADLVMMDIHRIDDERLTFRGNSLATKAMEAYLKLTGDRYLQETLGAVVRGAVEGGDCEVDPLKVSSVAALHKQQQNLRNAVELAWSRILSSHAHFPLELRECFHIFRERLAELGREDIADNLISASIFLRFLCPAILSPSLFNITHEYPNEKAARNLTLVAKTLQTLANFTRFQGKENFMEFMNDVLEREAPSMKNFLQLISSPLPKDAPTNNSLEFDGYIDLGKQLSLLHSLLRESMTAIAPSSPSMPPSRLSEILDKISVALDQPGPSPVSTTHRYPNLQNNIFRYNDPTIANSNTNLSISATSTLSNHSTINGTIRDSNEVLQTNTLGHNSSRSPNVTRAATLPRNAYMPTNGKLQLQINSDDYPLEPPAFVSRSPTPITRQHRPLGSNRSGPGYRLTASASLANVNHCQTHPTSPTRSESHNNLKDSNYNITASPQNIQSSNGSIVSQQQQHRHNIARMQSLDIHDREDNFNHNNYNISRSASRNHCHKEENANQQTQQRNYNNVSKTTVNANVVVNPPTNLTLSINHQPNNNYNNSKANNASANGNLDELSDLLRYADDEVSESKSQKGSQISISQLSNVASSGYQSFAAYSQSSSPVDLSSNNANAHILSTAPLAFANPVYHMESNHSRTGRRDSSSSEERDGSGGGGVDSVRGVDLSPSPPPKNNARNHQRNGQNQWRQNNQTHRNNSEHSQDCCTKLRRRLSLDSTRDLSDTSEEENCTTRRSKSRSHRSIDQYEVDLYEVERLQNSVDRLRLRARLGTTEDADLDLASDNNMKSIISRLISVEEELRREQQKMSAALSYKQRVIDAQEQQIAALGAANSRLMSTNASLLSALSKQRYNAKSQANSEATPLLQNIADIGELKSSSC
- the LOC105834665 gene encoding disabled homolog 2-interacting protein isoform X7; translation: MKLEYPCRVEGWLNVCEAECCVGETTSEACWEPCYCVLLQDEQTLTAYRSEDMALFAGTACMFKSHNKLGDAMFVELPRVRLDGGARAFRQHWGYETRPLAPPPPLIEEDEAAIEPETVSLREANTASPIGELRSQSLPRGFPPQIIVHRIDDYEDTSYEKACRRGSAPATPVLGARPLDVTPNRIVNFFSKRSFRSNPLKRTKSVTKLERQKQRGAGLRGCRSHESLLCGQAVTSMDLAAVTPLHPSLLGRPHCFQVTPSNGGPKYFSCRTAHERDQWLHSLRKSVQPDAEQTRRTDNSLQIWLLEAKGVPAKKRYFCEVCLDSTLYARTTAKLKADLCFWGEHFDFHHLPSVNTIQVNLYREADRKKKRDKNVLIGSVSIPVHNVTSRYLTEKWYTVVGDKGPLKEPPALRVKCRFQSVDILPVQVYQEFLEYLKTDYASLCEKLEPVIGVKAKEDIATALVAVMQREKKAPQFLADLVMMDIHRIDDERLTFRGNSLATKAMEAYLKLTGDRYLQETLGAVVRGAVEGGDCEVDPLKVSSVAALHKQQQNLRNAVELAWSRILSSHAHFPLELRECFHIFRERLAELGREDIADNLISASIFLRFLCPAILSPSLFNITHEYPNEKAARNLTLVAKTLQTLANFTRFQGKENFMEFMNDVLEREAPSMKNFLQLISSPLPKDAPTNNSLEFDGYIDLGKQLSLLHSLLRESMTAIAPSSPSMPPSRLSEILDKISVALDQPGPSPVSTTHRYPNLQNNIFRYNDPTIANSNTNLSISATSTLSNHSTINGTIRDSNEVLQTNTLGHNSSRSPNVTRAATLPRNAYMPTNGKLQLQINSDDYPLEPPAFVSRSPTPITRQHRPLGSNRSGPGYRLTASASLANVNHCQTHPTSPTRSESHNNLKDSNYNITASPQNIQSSNGSIVSQQQQHRHNIARMQSLDIHDREDNFNHNNYNISRSASRNHCHKEENANQQTQQRNYNNVSKTTVNANVVVNPPTNLTLSINHQPNNNYNNSKANNASANGNLDELSDLLRYADDEVSESKSQKGSQISISQLSNVASSGYQSFAAYSQSSSPVDLSSNNANAHILSTAPLAFANPVYHMESNHSRTGRRDSSSSEERDGSGGGGVDSVRGVDLSPSPPPKNNARNHQRNGQNQWRQNNQTHRNNSEHSQDCCTKLRRRLSLDSTRDLSDTSEEENCTTRRSKSRSHRSIDQYEVDLYEVERLQNSVDRLRLRARLGTTEDADLDLASDNNMKSIISRLISVEEELRREQQKMSAALSYKQRVIDAQEQQIAALGAANSRLMSTNASLLSALSKQRYNAKSQANSEATPLLQNIADIGELKSSSC